Proteins encoded in a region of the Delphinus delphis chromosome 13, mDelDel1.2, whole genome shotgun sequence genome:
- the DSEL gene encoding dermatan-sulfate epimerase-like protein translates to MALMFTGHFLFLLLVMFAFSTFEESVSNYSDWAVFPDDIDQLKTQKVQDFRPNQKLKKTMLHPHLYFDAGEIQAMRQKSRTSHLHLFRAIRSAVMVMLSNPTYYLPPPKHADFAAKWNEIYGNNLPPLALYCLLCPEDKVAFEFVLEYMDRMVGYKDWLVENAPGDEVPVGHSLTGFATAFDFLYNLLDDHRRQKYLEKIWVITEEMYEYSKVRSWGKQLLHNHQATNMIALLTGALVTGVDKGSKVNLWKQVVVDVMEKMMFLLNHIVDGTLDEGVAYGSYTAKSVTQYVFLAQRHFNINNLDNNWLKMHFWFYYATLLPGFQRTVGIADSNYNWFYGPESQLVFLDKFVLKNGAGNWLAQQIRRHRPKDGPMVPSTAQRWSTLHTEYIWYDPQLTPRPPAEYGTAKMHTFPNWGVVTYGAGLPNTQTNTFVSFKSGKLGGRAVYDIVHFQPYSWIDGWRSFNPGHEHPDQNSFTFAPNGQVFVSEALYGPKLSHLNNVLVFAPSPTSQCNKPWEGQLGECAQWLKWTGEEVGDAAGEIITASQHGDMVFVSGEAVSAYSSAMKLKSVYRALLLLNSQTLLVVDHVERQEDSPIKSVSAFFHNLDIDFKYIPYRFMNRYNGAMMDVWDAHYKMFWFDHRGSSPIASIQEAEQAAEFKKRWTQFVNVTFQMESTITRIVYVFYGPYVNVSSCRFIDNSNSGLQISLNVNNTEHVVSIVTDYHNLKTRFDYLGFGGFASVADQVQITRFGLGTQAIVKPVRRDRVIFPFGFKFNVAVGLILCVSLVILTFQWRFYLSFRKLMRWILTLVIALWFVELVDVWSTCTQPICAKWARPEAEASPKPVSPQGHRIDLPDIVITSLPGSGAEILKQLFFNSSDFLYIRVPTAYIDIPETDFEIDSFVDACEWKASDVHGVHFRLLRGWLQSLVQDTKLHLQNIHLHEPGRGKLAQYFTTNKDKKRKLKRRESLPEQRSRMKGAFDRDAEYIRALRRHLVRYPSARPVLSLNSGSWTLKLHFFHEVLGASMRALYVVRDPRAWIYSMLYSSKPSLYSLKNVPEHLAKLFKIEGGKGKCNLNSGYASEYESLRKELSKSKPHAVSLLAHVWLANTAAALRINTDLLPTSYQMIKFEDIVHFPQKTTERIFAFLGIPLSPASLNQILFATSTNLFYLPYEGEISPTNTNVWKQNLPRDEIKLIENICWTLMDRLGYPKFMD, encoded by the coding sequence ATGGCGTTAATGTTTACAGgacatttcttatttttactgTTAGTGATGTTTGCTTTCTCTACTTTTGAAGAATCTGTGAGCAATTACTCTGACTGGGCAGTTTTCCCAGATGACATAGATCAGCTTAAGACACAGAAAGTGCAAGATTTCAGACCCAACCAAAAGCTGAAGAAAACTATGCTTCATCCACATTTATATTTTGATGCTGGAGAGATCCAAGCAATGAGGCAAAAGTCTCGCACAAGCCATTTGCATCTTTTTAGAGCTATCAGAAGTGCAGTGATGGTTATGCTGTCCAACCCAACATACTACCTACCTCCACCCAAGCATGCTGATTTTGCTGCCAAGTGGAATGAAATTTATGGTAACAATCTGCCCCCTTTAGCACTGTACTGTTTGTTATGCCCAGAAGACAAAGTTGCCTTTGAATTTGTTTTGGAATATATGGACAGGATGGTGGGCTACAAAGACTGGCTGGTGGAGAATGCACCAGGGGATGAGGTTCCAGTTGGCCATTCCTTAACAGGTTTTGCCACTGCCTTTGACTTTTTATATAACTTATTAGATGATCATCGAAggcaaaaatacctagaaaaaatatGGGTTATTACTGAGGAAATGTATGAGTATTCCAAGGTCCGCTCATGGGGCAAACAACTTCTTCATAACCACCAAGCTACTAATATGATAGCGTTACTCACTGGGGCCTTGGTGACTGGGGTGGATAAAGGATCTAAAGTAAATCTATGGAAACAGGTTGTAGTAGATGTGATGGAAAAGATGATGTTTCTGTTGAATCATATTGTCGATGGTACTTTGGATGAAGGTGTTGCCTATGGAAGCTACACGGCTAAGTCAGTCACACAGTACGTTTTTCTGGCCCAGCGCCATTTTAATATCAACAACTTGGATAATAACTGGTTAAAAATGCACTTTTGGTTCTATTACGCCACCCTCTTGCCAGGCTTCCAAAGAACTGTGGGTATAGCAGATTCCAATTATAATTGGTTTTATGGTCCTGAGAGCCAGTTAGTTTTTTTGGATAAGTTCGTCTTAAAGAACGGAGCTGGCAATTGGTTAGCTCAGCAAATCAGAAGGCACCGGCCTAAAGATGGACCGATGGTCCCCTCCACTGCCCAGAGATGGAGTACTCTTCACACTGAATACATCTGGTATGATCCCCAGCTCACCCCACGGCCTCCTGCGGAATATGGTACTGCAAAAATGCACACGTTCCCTAACTGGGGTGTTGTCACTTATGGGGCTGGGTTGCCAAACACACAGACCAATACCTTTGTGTCTTTTAAATCTGGGAAGCTAGGAGGGCGAGCTGTCTATGACATAGTTCACTTCCAGCCATACTCCTGGATTGATGGGTGGAGAAGCTTTAACCCAGGACATGAACATCCAGATCAGAACTCATTCACTTTTGCCCCCAATGGGCAGGTATTTGTTTCCGAAGCTCTCTATGGACCCAAGTTGAGCCACCTTAACAACGTACTGGTGTTTGCGCCATCACCCACAAGCCAATGTAATAAGCCCTGGGAAGGCCAGCTGGGAGAATGTGCACAGTGGCTTAAGTGGACCGGCGAGGAGGTTGGTGATGCAGCGGGGGAAATCATTACTGCCTCTCAACATGGGGACATGGTATTTGTGAGTGGGGAAGCAGTGTCAGCTTATTCCTCAGCAATGAAGCTGAAAAGTGTGTATCGGGCTTTGCTTCTCTTAAACTCTCAGACTCTGCTAGTTGTTGATCATGTCGAGAGGCAAGAAGATTCCCCAATAAAATCTGTCAGTGCCTTCTTCCATAATCTGGATATTGATTTTAAGTACATCCCATATAGGTTCATGAACAGGTATAACGGCGCCATGATGGATGTGTGGGATGCACATTACAAAATGTTTTGGTTTGATCATCGTGGCAGTAGCCCCATTGCTAGTATACAGGAAGCAGAGCAAGCCGCTGAATTTAAGAAACGGTGGACTCAATTTGTTAATGTTACATTTCAGATGGAATCCACAATCACAAGAATCGTATATGTCTTTTATGGGCCATATGTCAATGTTTCCAGCTGCAGATTTATTGATAATTCCAATTCTGGACTTCAGATTTCTCTCAATGTCAATAATACTGAACACGTTGTTTCCATTGTAACTGACTACCACAACTTGAAAACAAGGTTCGATTACCTGGGATTTGGCGGCTTTGCCAGTGTGGCTGATCAGGTCCAAATAACCCGATTTGGTTTGGGCACTCAAGCCATAGTGAAGCCCGTAAGACGTGACAGAGTGATTTTTCCCTTTGGATTTAAATTTAATGTAGCAGTTGGGTTGATTCTGTGCGTCAGCTTGGTGATCTTAACTTTTCAGTGGCGGTTTTACCTTTCTTTTAGAAAGCTAATGCGGTGGATCCTCACCCTTGTTATTGCCTTGTGGTTCGTTGAGCTGGTGGATGTGTGGAGCACTTGCACTCAGCCCATCTGTGCAAAGTGGGCGAGGCCAGAGGCCGAAGCGAGCCCAAAGCCTGTGTCTCCCCAAGGACACCGCATCGATCTTCCTGACATCGTCATTACCTCACTTCCTGGCTCAGGAGCTGAAATTCTCAAACAACTCTTCTTCAACAGCAGTGACTTTCTCTACATCAGGGTTCCCACAGCCTACATTGACATCCCTGAAACTGACTTTGAGATCGACTCCTTTGTGGATGCCTGTGAATGGAAGGCGTCGGATGTCCATGGTGTGCATTTCCGTTTACTCCGAGGCTGGTTGCAGTCCTTGGTCCAAGACACAAAACTCCATTTGCAAAACATCCATCTGCACGAACCCGGCAGGGGTAAACTGGCCCAATATTTTACCACGAATAAGGACAAAAAAAGGAAGTTGAAAAGGAGAGAGTCTTTGCCAGAACAAAGAAGCAGAATGAAAGGCGCCTTTGATAGAGACGCTGAATACATTCGGGCTCTGAGAAGACACCTGGTCCGTTACCCCAGCGCGCGGCCCGTGCTCAGCCTGAACAGTGGGAGCTGGACCTTAAAGCTGCATTTCTTCCACGAAGTTTTAGGAGCTTCGATGAGAGCCTTGTACGTGGTGAGGGACCCTCGGGCGTGGATTTATTCGATGCTGTACAGTAGTAAACCAAGTCTTTACTCTTTGAAGAATGTACCAGAGCACTTAGCTAAATTGTTTAAAATAGAGGGAGGTAAAGGCAAATGTAACTTAAATTCGGGCTATGCTTCCGAGTATGAATCATTGAGGAAAGAATTATCAAAATCCAAGCCACACGCAGTGTCTCTGCTGGCTCACGTGTGGCTAGCAAACACTGCAGCAGCCTTGAGGATAAACACAGACCTGCTGCCTACCAGCTACCAGATGATCAAGTTTGAAGATATTGTGCATTTTCCTCAGAAAACCACTGAAAGGATTTTTGCCTTTCTTGGAATTCCTTTGTCTCCTGCTAGTTTAAACCAAATATTGTTTGCCACCTCCACGAACCTTTTCTATCTTCCCTATGAAGGGGAAATATCACCAACTAATACGAATGTTTGGAAACAGAACTTGCCTAGAGATGAAATTAAACTGATTGAAAACATCTGCTGGACACTGATGGATCGTCTAGGATATCCAAAGTTTATGGACTAA